From Bicyclus anynana chromosome 18, ilBicAnyn1.1, whole genome shotgun sequence, a single genomic window includes:
- the LOC112056194 gene encoding gastrula zinc finger protein XlCGF57.1 isoform X1, giving the protein MLEDSRDGRSLVEGGDPYDLHVMTGSAEAVEAEGLESNLPLPGDMSDEDIILRIAMLDMAHSARIRRQYRSVLKCRVLLKRISLWNDMIQTPSCSVLLSPMTGSYSNSESSQENIELSNILVSANEKKIIGTGSNNLFAKSTVNNTATDDKQTNSKTYEYLSNIKLKDCFVKLEKMALFKGNKTRNKKQNIHNNKYLSNITFEKCFVKIQRVNIVKQSKRTVLKQKLSMQKTQTTNSQELQHNKDTLTQETNEFEATIYNIKVPAKESVKKTIKVDCTKTVPLNVESGNCTKSIYTCDICQKSYKRKSALVKHIVAHTTKKLLKCKFCQYHGKNKKDLAKHLKEHKGDQLSSYKLHNKIRTITHKTHKTDKKQFECDICGYRGSNKSYLRCHMNGHMGIKPYACNICEYKSTNKNHITDHMRIHTGEKPFSCKLCPYKSATSSYLYKHMFTHSDRRPFSCDLCEVKCKTKSWLLIHKKIHMGARPYTCTVCQHKYTTISNLRTHMKIHTGVKSYSCDLCSYKCYEKFKLGIHKVTHTGEKRYICNVCNTKFAHQQILTNHMRLHTGIKPFACSLCRYKCIQSSQLKVHMRTHTGEKPYVCNVCNFKCTTSSYLIKHREIHTGIQRYACNLCPYKSFLKNGLVIHIKTKHASK; this is encoded by the exons ATGCTGGAAGACAGCCGGGATGGGAGGTCACTGGTTGAGGGCGGAGACCCATACGACCTACACGTCATGACAGGCAGCGCAGAAGCAGTGGAAGCTGAAGGCTTAGAGTCCAACCTGCCTCTACCCGGGGATATGTCAGATGAGGACATTATCCTGCGGATCGCCATGCTAGATATGGCTCACAGTGCTCGGATACGTCGACAGTATCGCTCGGTGCTGAAGTGTAGAGTCTTGCTAAAGAGAATTTCACTTTGGAATGATATG ATTCAAACTCCAAGTTGCTCTGTCCTGCTCTCTCCTATGACTGGAAGCTACTCAAATTCTG aaTCTTCACAGGAAAATATTGAATTAAGTAACATACTAGTATCTGCCAATGAAAAGAAGATCATAGGAACAGGATCAAATAATCTGTTTGCAAAGTCAACTGTAAACAACACAGCAACAGATGATAAACAGACTAATTCAAAGACATATGAATATCTctctaatattaaattaaaggattgttttgtaaaacttgaaaaaatggCATTATTTAAAGGTAacaaaacaagaaataaaaaacaaaacatacataataacaaatatCTATCCAATATAACTTTTGAGAAATGTTTTGTAAAAATTCAAAGAGTGAATATTGTCAAACAATCTAAAAGAAcagtattaaaacaaaaactttcaaTGCAGAAAACTCAAACAACTAATTCCCAGGAGTTACAACACAATAAAGATACACTCACTCAAGAGACAAATGAATTTGAAGCAACAATCTATAATATTAAGGTCCCTGCAAAGGAGTcagtaaagaaaacaataaaagttGATTGTACAAAAACAGTCCCTTTAAATGTAGAGTCTGGAAATTGTACAAAGTCTATTTACACATGTGACATTTGCCAAAAGagttataaaagaaaaagtgCCCTAGTAAAACACATAGTGGCTCatacaactaaaaaattattaaaatgcaaaTTTTGCCAGTACCAtggtaagaataaaaaagatttaGCGAAGCATCTGAAAGAACATAAAGGTGATCAACTTTCCAGCTAtaagttacataataaaatacgtaCTATTACACACAAGACTCataagacagacaaaaaacaatttgaatGTGACATTTGTGGTTACAGAGGTTCAAATAAGAGTTACTTGAGATGTCATATGAATGGTCACATGGGTATCAAACCATATGCGTGCAACATATGTGAATATAAAAGTACCAATAAAAATCATATAACGGACCACATGCGCATTCATACTGGTGAGAAGCCATTTTCTTGTAAGTTATGCCCATACAAATCAGCCACCAGCAGCTATCTATATAAGCATATGTTTACACACTCGGACAGGAGACCCTTCTCTTGTGATTTGTGTGAAGTAAAATGTAAAACTAAGTCTTGGTTATTAATTCACAAAAAGATTCATATGGGAGCAAGGCCCTATACTTGTACTGTGTGCCAACACAAGTATACCACAATTTCCAATCTACGTACTCACATGAAGATTCATACTGGTGTAAAATCATACTCCTGTGATTTATGTTCCTACAAATGTTATGAAAAGTTCAAATTGGGTATTCATAAGGTGACACACACAGGAGAAAAACGCTatatatgtaatgtatgtaacaCCAAATTTGCTCACCAACAGATACTAACTAATCACATGAGACTTCACACTGGCATTAAACCCTTTGCCTGTTCTTTGTGCCGGTATAAATGTATACAAAGCAGTCAACTGAAGGTCCATATGAGAACacacactggtgaaaaaccaTACGTGTGTAATGTGTGTAATTTTAAATGCACAACAAGTAGCTATCTAATAAAGCACAGGGAAATTCACACTGGGATTCAACGTTATGCTTGTAATTTATGCCCATATAAAAGTTTCCTTAAGAATGGTTTAGTTATacacataaaaacaaaacatgctAGCAAGTAA
- the LOC112056194 gene encoding uncharacterized protein LOC112056194 isoform X2, which translates to MLEDSRDGRSLVEGGDPYDLHVMTGSAEAVEAEGLESNLPLPGDMSDEDIILRIAMLDMAHSARIRRQYRSVLKCRVLLKRISLWNDMNLHRKILN; encoded by the exons ATGCTGGAAGACAGCCGGGATGGGAGGTCACTGGTTGAGGGCGGAGACCCATACGACCTACACGTCATGACAGGCAGCGCAGAAGCAGTGGAAGCTGAAGGCTTAGAGTCCAACCTGCCTCTACCCGGGGATATGTCAGATGAGGACATTATCCTGCGGATCGCCATGCTAGATATGGCTCACAGTGCTCGGATACGTCGACAGTATCGCTCGGTGCTGAAGTGTAGAGTCTTGCTAAAGAGAATTTCACTTTGGAATGATATG aaTCTTCACAGGAAAATATTGAATTAA
- the LOC112056200 gene encoding putative ammonium transporter 3, producing MDANWTSHMGLRSPNLTNTTVNLQESFEIDLEDTNWILTSSFIIFTMQTGFGMLESGCVSIKNEANIMMKNLADISLGGLTYWIFGYGMSFGEGPLSNPFIGVGNFLVDPPVGDALMGPVFASFLFQLSFATTATTIVSGAMAERCNFKAYCLFSFLNTIVYCVPAGWVWGKHGFLNKLGAVDIAGSGPVHLVGGSSAFASALMLGPRLGRYARGTAPLPLGNPVNAVMGTFVLWWGWLAFNSGSTYGVSGAKWQYAARAAVMTMMGSFGGGCFGLLFSLIKNKGRADVMELINSVLGSLVSITAGCFLFRAWESLVIGMIGAGIASVAAPMFDRLRVDDPVGASAVHGACGLWGVIAVGLFADNPIPMDTTNGRSGLFKGGGWYLLGVQSLTGLCLAAWGALVTMALLWGIDLLLPIRMEPYEELLGADLTEHRIRHGQVGVSRTVSALRPYHRSSSIEQVGSIGVNTGHSLVVDKLQEIQNKRSWTKCGGKLQTFTDDAVEGTRPGTFKNKGFLNKRPGNPENDLHRAIDSMASEINGRQSKNENTENGHIIRVVPKELKGKKFKELSVSELEELGEMNASEDRFRYRFTEQDYVEDIERCKTATTSVPWID from the exons atggaCGCAAACTGGACGTCCCACATGGGACTGCGATCTCCAAATCTGACTAACACAACGGTCAATCTACAAGAGAGTTTCGAGATAGATTTGGAAGATACCAACTGGATATTGACTTCGTCTTTCATCATATTCACTATGCAGACAG GTTTCGGCATGCTGGAGTCCGGCTGCGTGTCAATCAAGAATGAAGCTAATATAATGATGAAGAATCTGGCTGACATCTCACTTGGAG GTTTGACGTACTGGATATTCGGCTACGGCATGTCGTTCGGTGAGGGGCCACTGTCCAACCCGTTCATTGGCGTGGGCAACTTCCTCGTGGACCCACCCGTGGGCGACGCGCTCATGGGGCCTGTGTTCGCGTCCTTCCTCTTCCAACTGTCCTTCGCGACCACCGCCACCACCATAGTTAGTGGTGCCATGGCGGAAAG GTGTAACTTCAAAGCGTACTGCCTGTTCTCGTTCCTCAACACAATAGTGTACTGCGTGCCAGCGGGCTGGGTGTGGGGCAAGCACGGCTTCCTGAACAAGCTGGGTGCAGTCGACATCGCCGGCTCTGGGCCGGTGCACTTAGTTG GCGGATCTTCAGCCTTCGCATCAGCACTGATGCTGGGCCCACGGCTGGGCCGCTACGCGCGAGGGACAGCGCCGCTGCCGCTGGGCAATCCGGTCAACGCTGTGATGGGTACTTTCGTACTCTGGTGGGGATGGCTAGCCTTCAACTCCGGCAGCACTTACGGA GTGAGTGGAGCCAAATGGCAGTATGCTGCGCGCGCGGCGGTGATGACTATGATGGGCTCTTTCGGCGGAGGATGCTTCGGACTCTT attcAGTTTGATCAAAAACAAAGGTCGTGCAGACGTTATGGAACTAATAAACAGCGTCCTTGGCTCTCTCGTCTCAATTACAG CGGGCTGTTTCCTGTTCCGCGCATGGGAGTCGCTGGTGATCGGTATGATAGGCGCCGGCATAGCGTCCGTGGCCGCGCCCATGTTCGACCGGTTGAGGGTTGACGATCCCGTGGGCGCTTCCGCTGTGCACGGCGCTTGTGGACTTTGGG GCGTGATCGCGGTGGGATTGTTCGCAGACAACCCAATACCGATGGACACCACCAACGGAAGATCTGGACTCTTCAAAG GCGGCGGCTGGTACCTGCTCGGCGTGCAGAGTCTGACAGGTCTGTGCCTGGCGGCATGGGGCGCGCTGGTGACCATGGCACTGCTATGGGGCATCGACCTGCTGCTGCCTATCCGCATGGAGCCCTACGAGGAGCTGCTGGGCGCTGACCTCACTGAGCACCGCATCAGGCATGGACAG GTGGGTGTCTCCAGGACGGTGTCAGCGCTGCGGCCCTACCACCGCTCCAGCAGTATAGAGCAAGTAGGCAGCATCGGCGTAAACACCGGACACAGCCTGGTAGTCGACAAGCTGCAAGAG ATTCAAAATAAGAGATCGTGGACTAAATGCGGCGGCAAACTGCAAACGTTCACCGATGATGCCGTAGAAGGAACCAGACCTGGCACTTTCAAGAACAAAGGATTCCTGAACAAGCGACCGGGGAACCCCGAGAACGACCTCCATCGCGCTATAGACTCTATGGCCAGCGAGATCAATGGCAGACAATCCAAAAATGAGAACACAGAAAATGGCCACATAATTAGGGTTGTACCCAAAGAATTGAAAGGGAAAAAATTTAAAGAGCTATCAGTAAGCGAGTTAGAAGAACTAG gaGAAATGAACGCTAGCGAAGACCGATTCCGGTACCGATTCACAGAACAGGATTATGTGGAAGACATTGAAAGATGTAAAACTGCGACCACATCCGTGCCGTGGATTGATTAG